From one Lotus japonicus ecotype B-129 chromosome 3, LjGifu_v1.2 genomic stretch:
- the LOC130749826 gene encoding egg cell-secreted protein 1.1-like translates to MASTHKLIVLALIMMAFVSSNTAARAMRSHSSATLAARLKLDGESPPNCWESLFQLQACTGEVITFFLNGETYLGPSCCRAIRVVGHDCWPGMLASLGFTSQEGNILEGYCDAVEEPRSPPSPPTAEVLP, encoded by the coding sequence ATGGCCTCCACTCACAAGCTCATTGTTCTTGCTCTGATCATGATGGCTTTTGTGTCCAGCAACACTGCTGCACGTGCAATGAGGTCGCACTCCTCGGCAACCCTGGCTGCACGGCTCAAGCTAGATGGCGAGTCACCTCCAAACTGCTGGGAGTCGTTGTTTCAGCTGCAAGCATGCACTGGTGAGGTCATAACATTCTTCCTCAACGGTGAGACGTATTTGGGCCCGAGTTGCTGCCGGGCCATAAGGGTGGTGGGCCATGACTGCTGGCCTGGCATGCTTGCTTCCCTTGGTTTTACATCACAAGAGGGTAATATTCTGGagggttattgtgatgctgtaGAAGAACCACGTTCCCCACCATCACCACCTACTGCTGAAGTGCTTCCTTAA